From Geomonas agri, one genomic window encodes:
- a CDS encoding nucleotide sugar dehydrogenase — translation MGHGRKIAVVGLGYVGLPVAVAFGKVRSTIGFDISTRRIDELRAGCDRTGEVASEELVSADICYTNRIEDLREADFHVVAVPTPVDPANQPDLTLLCSASETVGKALKKGDIVVYESTVYPGVTEEICLPILERVSGMKSPDDFTVGYSPERINPGDKEHTFTSILKVVSGQDPRTLDVIASVYSEVVVPGVHRAPSIKVAEAAKVIENTQRDLNIALMNELALIFDRLGIDTSEVLSAAGSKWNFLNFKPGLVGGHCIGVDPYYLTYQAEKIGYIPQVILAGRRINDGMGKFVAQRAVKEIIRAGHHVLGSYVTVLGLTFKENCPDLRNSKVVDILNELGDYGLKVQVCDPMADPQEARSAYGVSLKDPDRLQPAVAVVVAVAHDDYRQWSPAKFASLMVENPVLIDVKGIYDPHQMASAGIRVWCL, via the coding sequence ATGGGGCATGGACGCAAGATTGCGGTGGTGGGCCTGGGGTACGTCGGGCTGCCCGTAGCGGTGGCCTTCGGCAAGGTGCGCAGCACCATCGGCTTTGACATCAGCACGAGAAGGATTGATGAGTTGCGAGCGGGGTGCGACCGGACCGGTGAGGTGGCTTCGGAGGAGCTGGTGAGCGCGGATATCTGTTACACCAACAGGATTGAGGACCTGCGCGAGGCCGACTTCCACGTGGTGGCCGTTCCTACGCCGGTTGACCCGGCCAACCAGCCTGACCTCACCCTGTTGTGCAGCGCATCGGAGACCGTAGGGAAGGCGCTCAAAAAGGGGGACATTGTGGTCTACGAGTCGACGGTGTACCCCGGCGTCACCGAGGAGATTTGCCTACCGATTCTGGAGCGGGTCTCGGGGATGAAGAGCCCGGACGACTTCACCGTGGGGTACAGCCCGGAGCGGATCAATCCCGGCGACAAGGAGCACACCTTTACCAGCATCCTGAAGGTGGTGTCGGGCCAGGACCCCCGCACCCTTGACGTGATCGCGTCGGTCTACTCGGAAGTGGTGGTCCCGGGGGTGCACCGCGCCCCCTCCATCAAGGTCGCGGAGGCGGCCAAGGTGATCGAGAACACCCAGCGCGACCTGAACATCGCCCTCATGAACGAGCTGGCCCTGATCTTCGACCGACTCGGCATCGACACCAGCGAGGTGCTCTCTGCCGCGGGGAGCAAGTGGAACTTCCTCAACTTCAAGCCGGGGCTCGTCGGCGGGCATTGCATCGGCGTCGACCCCTATTACCTGACCTATCAAGCGGAGAAGATCGGCTACATCCCCCAGGTGATCCTGGCAGGCCGGCGCATCAACGACGGTATGGGGAAATTTGTTGCCCAGCGCGCGGTCAAGGAGATCATCAGGGCCGGGCACCACGTGCTCGGCTCCTACGTCACGGTGCTCGGCCTCACCTTCAAGGAGAACTGCCCGGACCTCAGGAACTCCAAGGTGGTGGACATCCTGAACGAACTGGGGGACTACGGTCTGAAGGTACAGGTATGCGACCCGATGGCGGATCCCCAGGAGGCGAGGAGCGCCTACGGGGTATCGCTCAAGGATCCGGACCGTCTGCAACCGGCGGTCGCGGTGGTGGTTGCGGTGGCCCACGACGACTACCGGCAGTGGAGCCCGGCCAAGTTCGCGAGCCTCATGGTCGAGAACCCGGTCCTGATCGACGTCAAGGGTATCTACGACCCGCACCAGATGGCGAGCGCCGGAATCCGGGTGTGGTGCCTGTAA
- a CDS encoding putative sensor domain DACNV-containing protein — MREGHSYPRELVAFIYARWRDEAFLERVCPEREAGSLQLPERAVLEQVISTCYQASLLREEERPVMFRLIIRDSYLFAAQEGPPTGMHRLIFSRTRPFNEYELHRLAPAADFYRTLIGIFIDPALGAQIWGLLHSGTRWMHAVYGGRKTSPPMPPSLVVYVTGPGQISVCIGDEIIASLNGGQINCPTLDVFNSDWMRKSLSPLNDETFALHRKARQRAERPWADLDPEFGSKIGQQAIRRIISVIRNSNHGGLLVYLPAEMADEIMEQNPYLTLKYQFLEFDSRQRFLSLTLRIMNTLAEINGSAAAEGKMVGWHEYVNSKNENIALLDEAIFDVAHFIAALSAVDGAVVITKRQELLGFGGVISGDLDSVGMVAHALDTEGGQCESVLSEGVGTRHRAAYRLCQRLHQAIAIVISQDESVQIVRWHNGSVTYWDQVPTGVPGF; from the coding sequence ATGAGAGAGGGACACAGCTACCCAAGAGAACTGGTCGCCTTCATCTACGCCCGGTGGCGGGACGAGGCGTTTCTGGAGCGGGTCTGCCCAGAGCGGGAAGCGGGGAGCCTGCAGCTTCCCGAGCGCGCGGTGCTGGAGCAGGTGATCTCCACCTGCTACCAGGCGAGCCTCTTGCGCGAAGAGGAGCGCCCGGTCATGTTCCGGCTCATCATCCGGGACTCCTACCTCTTCGCCGCCCAGGAGGGCCCCCCGACCGGGATGCACCGCCTCATCTTCTCCAGGACGCGTCCCTTCAACGAATACGAGCTGCACCGCCTGGCGCCTGCCGCCGACTTCTACCGCACACTGATCGGCATCTTCATCGATCCCGCTCTCGGGGCCCAGATCTGGGGGCTACTCCACTCAGGAACCCGCTGGATGCATGCCGTCTACGGCGGCCGCAAGACCTCTCCCCCCATGCCGCCGAGCCTGGTGGTCTACGTCACCGGTCCGGGGCAGATCTCGGTCTGCATCGGGGACGAGATCATCGCCTCGCTGAACGGGGGGCAGATCAACTGCCCGACCCTGGACGTCTTTAACTCCGACTGGATGAGGAAGAGCCTTTCCCCCTTGAACGACGAGACCTTCGCCCTGCACCGCAAGGCGCGGCAGCGCGCGGAGCGCCCCTGGGCCGACCTCGACCCCGAATTCGGCAGCAAGATCGGACAGCAGGCAATCCGTCGCATAATCAGCGTGATCAGAAACTCCAACCACGGCGGGCTGTTGGTCTACCTGCCGGCCGAGATGGCTGACGAGATCATGGAGCAGAACCCCTACCTGACCCTGAAGTACCAGTTCCTGGAATTCGATTCGCGGCAGCGCTTCCTTTCGCTCACCTTGCGCATCATGAACACCCTGGCTGAGATCAACGGGAGCGCGGCTGCAGAAGGGAAAATGGTGGGGTGGCACGAGTACGTCAACAGCAAAAATGAGAACATCGCGCTGCTCGATGAGGCCATCTTCGACGTCGCCCACTTCATTGCGGCGCTCTCCGCCGTGGACGGCGCAGTGGTGATTACCAAGCGGCAGGAACTGCTCGGCTTCGGCGGGGTCATCTCCGGAGACCTGGATAGCGTGGGGATGGTGGCGCATGCCCTGGATACGGAGGGCGGGCAGTGCGAGTCGGTGCTGAGCGAGGGGGTGGGGACGAGGCACAGGGCGGCGTACCGCCTCTGCCAGCGGCTACACCAGGCCATAGCCATCGTCATCTCGCAGGACGAAAGCGTCCAGATCGTGCGTTGGCATAACGGCTCGGTCACCTACTGGGACCAGGTTCCGACCGGCGTTCCGGGATTCTAG
- a CDS encoding glycosyltransferase family 4 protein codes for MANDINVVFLGKFGYPSGMASTKRIQHFLDYLNGLSTTTRVLQLRSTGENAGTEQAGNYLGTEYRRIGADLKLDRFLVSGLFRYLRDGVGALKRWRISGGRNVLYSYGGVTLESVAFILAAKRLGYLVIFDIVEDNTFIDDKLSLPGKIRWLAGELLDRFFLGLADGVVVISNYLRALYGKKVNASVPLVLIPISARCGTKVRPDREPGPTRIVYAGSFAKKDGIEQLLDAFEKVQQKKGNCTLMLCGTGASVKLYQPRIASNPAIQYIGYLDDSAFYRFLSGADVLCVTRTGSTYANAGFPFKLGEYLATGNPVIVSDVGDVRRYLSHMEDAIIVEPGDVSAIAGALEYCLDHPETAARIGQSGADKCRRYFDPTANGNLLMQLIRRL; via the coding sequence ATGGCAAACGACATCAACGTAGTCTTCTTGGGAAAATTCGGGTACCCCTCCGGGATGGCATCGACCAAACGGATCCAGCATTTCCTGGACTACTTGAACGGGCTGTCGACGACGACCAGGGTGCTGCAACTACGATCGACGGGCGAGAACGCGGGAACGGAGCAAGCGGGGAACTACCTCGGCACGGAGTACCGGCGCATCGGCGCCGATCTAAAGCTGGACCGTTTCCTGGTCTCGGGACTGTTCCGCTACCTTAGGGATGGGGTAGGGGCACTGAAGCGGTGGCGTATCTCGGGGGGAAGGAACGTACTGTACAGTTACGGCGGCGTCACCTTGGAAAGCGTAGCCTTCATACTGGCCGCCAAGCGCCTGGGGTACTTGGTCATCTTCGACATCGTCGAGGACAACACCTTCATTGACGACAAGTTGAGCCTGCCGGGTAAGATCAGGTGGCTGGCGGGGGAGCTATTGGACCGGTTTTTTCTTGGGCTTGCCGACGGCGTCGTGGTGATCTCCAACTACCTAAGAGCGCTCTACGGCAAGAAGGTGAATGCTTCGGTGCCCCTGGTGCTGATCCCGATCTCGGCCCGGTGCGGTACGAAGGTCCGCCCGGACAGGGAGCCAGGGCCGACGAGGATCGTCTACGCGGGGTCCTTTGCCAAGAAGGACGGCATCGAGCAGTTGCTGGATGCTTTTGAGAAGGTGCAGCAAAAGAAGGGGAACTGCACCCTGATGCTGTGCGGCACCGGGGCGAGCGTCAAGCTTTACCAGCCGCGCATCGCATCCAATCCCGCCATACAGTACATCGGCTACCTGGATGACAGCGCCTTCTACCGCTTCCTATCTGGGGCCGACGTCCTCTGCGTGACCAGAACCGGCTCGACCTACGCCAACGCCGGCTTCCCCTTCAAACTGGGCGAGTACCTGGCCACCGGCAACCCGGTCATCGTCTCGGACGTGGGGGACGTACGCCGCTACCTCAGCCACATGGAGGATGCGATCATCGTCGAGCCGGGCGACGTCTCCGCCATTGCCGGCGCACTCGAATACTGCCTCGACCATCCGGAAACGGCCGCCAGGATCGGCCAGAGCGGGGCGGACAAGTGCAGGCGCTACTTCGACCCTACAGCGAACGGCAACCTGCTCATGCAACTGATCCGGAGGCTGTGA
- the dinB gene encoding DNA polymerase IV, whose amino-acid sequence MAENRIILHIDMNAFFASVEQQSNPALQGKPVAVIGAAKRTIITTCSYEARAFGVRTGMNSWEARQKCPELIFVVGNNKKYSYTSKQIIAIMREYTPLVEVFSIDEAFLDVTGSLSLFGSAEEISRMIKERIRERFGLTCSVGIAPNKLLAKLASDMQKPDGLTVIAPDQVARVMERLPIQQLCGIGAKTQQQLAAFGIRTCGELARFPVDILRKKFGVTGERLHYMGLGVDDAPVVPEEEAEEVKSVGHSTTLDADLCQRSEILAVLLQLSEMVGRRARKYRVTGKTVTLTIRYPDFTTFSRQMSRAAPTNNSDEIYRDAVQLLDQLELAQPVRLLGVRITNLTHQAEQLPLFENERKKALVASAMDCLNNRFGDFSVTYGTLLGKECGAKVISPAWKPEGVRNVNAD is encoded by the coding sequence TTGGCCGAGAACAGGATCATCCTGCACATCGACATGAATGCCTTTTTCGCGTCGGTCGAGCAACAGTCGAACCCCGCCCTGCAGGGGAAACCGGTAGCGGTGATCGGTGCGGCCAAGCGCACCATCATCACCACCTGTTCCTACGAGGCGCGCGCCTTCGGAGTCAGGACCGGGATGAACAGTTGGGAGGCGCGCCAGAAGTGCCCGGAGCTGATCTTCGTGGTGGGCAACAACAAGAAGTACAGCTACACCTCCAAGCAGATCATCGCCATCATGCGCGAGTACACCCCGCTGGTGGAGGTCTTCTCCATCGACGAAGCCTTCCTCGACGTGACGGGGAGCTTGAGCCTGTTCGGCTCCGCTGAGGAGATCTCCCGGATGATCAAGGAGCGCATCAGGGAGCGCTTCGGCCTCACTTGCTCGGTGGGCATCGCTCCCAACAAGCTCCTGGCCAAACTCGCCTCTGACATGCAAAAGCCCGACGGGCTCACCGTGATCGCGCCGGACCAGGTGGCCCGGGTCATGGAAAGGCTGCCGATCCAGCAGCTGTGTGGCATCGGCGCCAAGACCCAGCAGCAACTGGCAGCGTTCGGCATCAGGACCTGCGGTGAGCTGGCGCGGTTCCCGGTCGACATCCTCAGGAAGAAATTCGGCGTCACCGGTGAGCGGCTGCACTACATGGGGCTCGGGGTGGATGACGCCCCGGTGGTCCCCGAGGAGGAGGCCGAGGAGGTGAAGAGCGTTGGTCACAGCACCACGCTCGACGCCGATCTTTGCCAGCGATCCGAGATTCTGGCGGTACTGCTGCAGCTCTCCGAAATGGTAGGCAGGCGCGCCAGGAAGTACCGCGTCACCGGCAAGACAGTCACCCTTACTATCCGCTACCCTGATTTCACCACCTTCTCCCGCCAGATGAGCCGCGCCGCCCCCACTAACAACAGCGACGAGATTTACCGCGACGCCGTGCAGTTGCTGGACCAGCTGGAACTGGCCCAGCCGGTGCGCCTTTTGGGGGTGCGCATCACCAACCTGACCCACCAGGCGGAACAGCTCCCCCTGTTCGAGAACGAACGGAAAAAGGCGCTCGTAGCGAGCGCCATGGACTGCCTCAACAACAGGTTCGGGGACTTTTCGGTCACCTACGGCACCCTGCTCGGCAAGGAGTGCGGCGCCAAGGTCATCTCACCGGCCTGGAAGCCGGAGGGGGTGCGCAACGTGAACGCGGACTGA